Sequence from the Saccharopolyspora pogona genome:
CCCCAGCAGGGTGCCGACCAACGCCACGCCGAGCGCCATGGTGCCCGATGAGCTTTCAACGATCGGCGCGCCCTCGGCGAGTTCGCCGGACTCGCGGGCGCGCGTGATGATCTGCTTGGCCACCCTGTCCTTCATCGCGAACAGGTTCTGCAACTCCAGCTTGGCATGGATCTCCACGCCGCGGTCCGCTCCGGCCCGCAACCGCACCAGCGGAGTGTCGCCGATGACGTCGATCAGGCTGTGACTCAGCATCAGCGCCGTCCCATTCCCATTCCGTCGAAGCTCAAACACCGGTACACCGCGACGTTTCCCGCGATGGACGAACATGCGCCGGCCGCCGCGGCGACCTGGTCCGGGTAGCCGGGCACGGCCGGGTCCAGCAGAACGCCGAGGCTGGTCCCGCTATGCGCGGCGACCACGCCGAGCCCGCCGACGTCCTCGCAGACACCGAGCACCCGCTCCAGCGTGGCCTTGGGCCGCAGGACCTGGTTCATCAGCGCGCTGCGGGTGGCCACCCGGCCCACCCCGGCGAGGTCCCGCCGCCCCACCGCTTCCGCCATCCGCGCCAGCAGCCCGGCGTACTCGCGCCGGTCGGCCGCGGTGAACGGCTTGGGGATGCGGTTGAACTCCACGGTGTCGATCTCGCCGCCCTCGTCCACGCCGACCACGGTCATCGGCGGCAGCGAGCCGAGCACCGAGTGCAGGGCGACCCGGCGGTGGTAGAAGGCGACCACCGCGGCGTAGAGCACGCCGTCGGTGGGTTCGATGCGGGCCAGGAAGTTCTCGATCCGCCGGGGCGGCAAGGTGATGCCGAGCGCGTTGGCCACGGCCCGCGCGGTAGCCACCAGGTCCGCCGAGGAACTGGCCATGCCCTTCCCCTCGGGCAGGCCACTGTCGATGGTGATCTCCCCGCCGATCGGCCGCCCGGCGTCGGCCAGGATCATCCGGGCCAGCCGGAGCGCCTTGGTCTTGCGGCGCGGCCACACTGTCAGCTCGCCGGGGTCCGCGCTGCCCCGGAAGGTCGCCACGGACCAGCGCGCGATCGGCAAGGTGACCAGGAAGTCGCCCTCCGGCTCTGGGAGCACCCCTTGCAGCAGTTCACCGAACACTCCGAAGGCGGTGCCGACGCCGGTCACCCCGCGATAGAACGGCCGGGGCCCGGCGAGGCTTCCGGTGGCTCCGCTCACGCCCGCGCACCC
This genomic interval carries:
- a CDS encoding GHMP family kinase ATP-binding protein, which codes for MSGATGSLAGPRPFYRGVTGVGTAFGVFGELLQGVLPEPEGDFLVTLPIARWSVATFRGSADPGELTVWPRRKTKALRLARMILADAGRPIGGEITIDSGLPEGKGMASSSADLVATARAVANALGITLPPRRIENFLARIEPTDGVLYAAVVAFYHRRVALHSVLGSLPPMTVVGVDEGGEIDTVEFNRIPKPFTAADRREYAGLLARMAEAVGRRDLAGVGRVATRSALMNQVLRPKATLERVLGVCEDVGGLGVVAAHSGTSLGVLLDPAVPGYPDQVAAAAGACSSIAGNVAVYRCLSFDGMGMGRR